A single genomic interval of Halocatena salina harbors:
- the xseB gene encoding exodeoxyribonuclease VII small subunit yields MTDTPTNVSADASIAEKQQRLETIIDKLEDGAVSLKRAKELHEEGTALIEALEEELALGDGEVIERT; encoded by the coding sequence ATGACTGACACACCAACTAACGTATCCGCGGACGCATCGATCGCTGAGAAACAACAGCGCCTCGAAACCATCATCGACAAGCTCGAGGATGGCGCAGTCTCACTCAAGCGAGCGAAAGAACTCCACGAGGAAGGCACAGCACTCATCGAGGCGCTTGAAGAGGAGCTAGCCCTCGGGGACGGGGAGGTCATAGAACGGACCTGA